A stretch of Imperialibacter roseus DNA encodes these proteins:
- a CDS encoding sterol desaturase family protein has protein sequence MPASVRTKVKPNNSGTTQLFKNPVLEKLTRAHYSVTLGILCSIAAFLLYWSAMEIGFSISQTASLFVAGYFSWTLAEYMLHRFVFHMAPTNKIKNAIQYTLHGVHHEYPKDKSRVVMPPTGALIIGSVLFVIFWIPMQQYAFAFVPGFLLGYVTYAFMHYAIHAYQPPKNFLKVLWINHGIHHYKDDDRGFGVSSPFWDFVFGTLPKK, from the coding sequence ATGCCTGCAAGCGTTAGAACGAAGGTAAAACCGAACAACAGTGGTACCACGCAGCTTTTTAAAAACCCTGTTCTTGAAAAACTGACAAGGGCCCACTATTCAGTGACACTTGGGATACTCTGCTCAATAGCCGCTTTTTTGTTGTACTGGTCGGCCATGGAAATAGGGTTTTCTATCAGTCAAACTGCCAGCTTGTTTGTAGCTGGCTACTTCAGCTGGACACTGGCTGAGTATATGCTGCACCGCTTTGTGTTTCATATGGCACCGACCAACAAGATCAAGAATGCCATTCAATACACTTTGCACGGCGTTCATCACGAATATCCTAAGGATAAATCAAGGGTCGTAATGCCTCCGACCGGCGCATTAATCATTGGAAGTGTGCTATTTGTGATCTTCTGGATCCCGATGCAGCAGTACGCATTTGCGTTTGTTCCGGGCTTTTTACTTGGGTATGTGACCTATGCCTTTATGCACTATGCCATACATGCCTATCAACCGCCTAAAAACTTTCTGAAGGTACTGTGGATCAACCACGGCATACACCACTATAAGGACGATGACCGGGGGTTCGGCGTTTCATCCCCATTTTGGGATTTTGTATTTGGGACGTTACCAAAAAAGTAG